Proteins co-encoded in one Paraburkholderia edwinii genomic window:
- a CDS encoding MBL fold metallo-hydrolase, giving the protein MRFASLGSGSEGNALVVEAQSGTTTTRVLLDCGFSAKEVERRLARIGLDAEPFAAIIITHEHSDHIGSALTLARKWSVPLYMSWGTARAVGADDANVDLRVLWGDEAVAVGDLSVLPYTVPHDAREPLQYVFSNGAARLGVLTDVGTSTPHINAVLSGCDALVLECNHDVEMLATSRYPASLKARIGGNHGHLNNDAAAEILASLDRSRLRHLVAAHLSQQNNLPELAQAAMAAVLNAAAADVVVASQDSGFDWLTL; this is encoded by the coding sequence GTGCGGTTCGCCAGTCTGGGAAGCGGCAGCGAAGGCAATGCACTGGTCGTCGAAGCGCAAAGCGGCACGACGACTACGCGCGTTCTGCTCGATTGCGGCTTCTCGGCGAAGGAAGTTGAACGGCGGCTCGCGCGGATCGGTCTCGACGCCGAGCCGTTCGCCGCCATCATCATTACCCACGAACACAGCGACCATATCGGCAGCGCGCTGACGCTCGCCCGCAAGTGGTCGGTTCCCTTGTACATGAGCTGGGGCACGGCCCGCGCGGTCGGCGCCGACGACGCGAACGTCGATTTGCGCGTGCTGTGGGGCGACGAGGCGGTCGCGGTCGGCGATCTCAGCGTGTTGCCTTATACCGTTCCTCACGACGCGCGCGAGCCGTTGCAGTATGTGTTCTCGAACGGCGCGGCGCGGCTCGGCGTACTGACCGACGTCGGCACGTCGACGCCGCATATCAACGCGGTATTAAGCGGCTGCGACGCACTGGTGCTCGAATGCAATCACGACGTCGAGATGCTCGCGACGAGCCGTTATCCGGCGTCGTTGAAGGCGCGCATCGGCGGCAACCACGGGCATCTGAACAACGACGCGGCGGCCGAGATCCTCGCTTCGCTCGACCGGTCGCGGTTGCGTCATCTGGTCGCGGCGCATCTGAGCCAGCAGAATAATCTGCCGGAACTGGCGCAGGCGGCGATGGCCGCGGTGCTGAACGCGGCGGCCGCGGACGTCGTGGTCGCGTCCCAGGACAGCGGCTTCGACTGGCTGACGCTTTAG
- a CDS encoding Bax inhibitor-1/YccA family protein, whose amino-acid sequence MNESPYNFGRSGSVTTAETRNRVLRNTYWLLALSMVPTVLGAWVGVVTGFSLFAATSPAMSMLAFFAIAFGFMFAIQKTKDSAAGVFVLLGFTFFMGLMLSRLLSFILGFSNGPSLIMLAFGGTGVIFAAMATVATVSKRDFSGLGKWLFVGVIVLLLAMVANLFLQLPALMLTISVLAIVIFSAYMLFDVQRVVNGGETNYITATLAIYLDLYNVFVNLLALLGIFGGNRN is encoded by the coding sequence ATGAACGAATCACCCTATAACTTTGGCCGCAGTGGTTCCGTCACCACGGCCGAAACACGCAACCGCGTACTGCGCAACACCTACTGGCTGCTCGCGCTGTCGATGGTGCCGACGGTGCTGGGCGCGTGGGTGGGCGTCGTCACGGGCTTCTCGCTGTTCGCCGCCACCAGCCCCGCGATGAGCATGCTCGCGTTCTTCGCGATCGCGTTCGGCTTCATGTTCGCGATCCAGAAAACCAAGGACAGCGCTGCCGGCGTATTCGTGCTGCTAGGCTTCACGTTCTTCATGGGCCTGATGCTGTCGCGCCTGTTGAGCTTCATCCTCGGCTTTTCGAACGGTCCGTCGCTGATCATGCTCGCGTTCGGTGGCACCGGTGTGATCTTCGCCGCGATGGCAACGGTCGCCACGGTCAGCAAGCGCGATTTCTCGGGCCTCGGTAAGTGGCTGTTCGTCGGCGTGATTGTGCTGCTGCTCGCGATGGTCGCGAATCTGTTCCTGCAGTTGCCGGCGCTGATGCTCACCATCTCGGTGCTCGCCATCGTGATTTTCTCGGCGTACATGCTGTTCGACGTGCAACGCGTGGTGAACGGCGGTGAAACGAACTACATCACCGCAACGCTCGCGATCTACCTCGACCTGTACAACGTGTTCGTCAATCTGCTTGCGCTGCTCGGCATCTTCGGCGGCAACCGCAACTGA
- the ndk gene encoding nucleoside-diphosphate kinase has translation MAIERTLSIIKPDAVAKNVIGQIYTRFENAGLKIVASRMVQLSRADAEKFYAVHRERPFFKDLVEFMISGPVVVQALEGENAILKHRDLMGATDPKKAEKGTIRADFADSIDANAVHGSDAAETARVEIAFFFPEVNVYSR, from the coding sequence ATGGCGATCGAACGCACTCTGTCGATTATCAAGCCGGACGCTGTGGCCAAGAACGTAATTGGTCAGATCTATACCCGTTTCGAAAACGCGGGCCTCAAGATCGTGGCGTCGCGGATGGTGCAACTGTCGCGTGCCGACGCTGAGAAGTTCTACGCTGTGCACCGTGAGCGTCCGTTCTTCAAGGACCTCGTTGAATTCATGATTTCGGGCCCGGTCGTCGTGCAGGCGCTCGAAGGCGAAAACGCAATCCTGAAGCACCGCGACCTGATGGGCGCAACGGATCCGAAGAAGGCCGAGAAGGGCACGATCCGTGCCGATTTCGCCGACAGCATCGACGCGAACGCGGTGCATGGTTCGGATGCGGCCGAAACGGCGCGCGTCGAAATCGCGTTTTTCTTCCCGGAAGTGAATGTTTATTCGCGCTAA
- the rlmN gene encoding 23S rRNA (adenine(2503)-C(2))-methyltransferase RlmN encodes MTSSPTVNLLDLDAEGLAAYCGSLGEKPFRAKQLQRWIHQYNAADFDGMTDLAKSLREKLKSRASITMPGIVSDHISADGTRKWLIDVGNSNAVETVFIPEEGRGTLCVSSQAGCAVNCRFCSTGKQGFSRNLSTGEIIGQLRMAEFALRASLGVDGGRATGGDGKGERVVTNVVMMGMGEPLLNYDAVVPAMRLMLDDNAYGLSRRRVTLSTSGVVPMMDRLGADLPVALAVSLHAPTDDLRDMLVPLNKKYPLRELMAACQRYLKVAPRDFITFEYCMLDGVNDSEAQARELLALTRDVPCKFNLIPFNPFPESGLFRSKQEQIKRFAHVLIDAGVVTTVRKTRGDDIDAACGQLAGAIKDRTRLAERMGKAAKVIEVRAV; translated from the coding sequence ATGACGAGCAGTCCCACCGTCAACCTTCTCGATCTCGACGCCGAAGGGCTCGCCGCATACTGCGGCAGCCTCGGCGAGAAGCCGTTTCGCGCCAAGCAATTGCAGCGCTGGATTCACCAGTACAACGCGGCGGACTTCGACGGCATGACCGATCTCGCGAAGTCGCTGCGCGAAAAGCTGAAAAGCCGCGCATCGATCACGATGCCCGGCATTGTCAGCGACCATATTTCTGCCGACGGCACCCGCAAGTGGCTGATCGACGTCGGCAATAGCAATGCAGTCGAAACCGTGTTCATTCCGGAAGAAGGGCGCGGCACGCTGTGCGTGTCGTCGCAGGCCGGATGCGCGGTCAATTGCCGGTTCTGCTCGACCGGCAAGCAAGGCTTTTCACGCAATCTGAGCACGGGCGAAATCATTGGCCAGCTGCGCATGGCGGAATTCGCGCTGCGCGCGTCGCTCGGTGTCGATGGCGGCCGCGCAACGGGTGGCGACGGCAAGGGCGAGCGTGTCGTCACGAACGTCGTGATGATGGGCATGGGCGAGCCGCTGCTGAACTACGACGCGGTCGTGCCGGCCATGCGCCTGATGCTCGACGACAACGCGTATGGCCTGTCGCGCCGGCGCGTCACGCTGTCCACGTCCGGCGTCGTGCCGATGATGGACCGGCTCGGCGCCGATCTGCCGGTTGCGCTCGCGGTGTCGCTGCACGCGCCCACCGACGATCTGCGCGACATGCTCGTGCCGTTGAACAAGAAGTACCCGCTGCGCGAACTGATGGCCGCGTGCCAGCGGTATCTGAAAGTCGCGCCGCGAGATTTCATTACTTTCGAATATTGCATGCTCGACGGCGTGAACGACAGCGAAGCGCAGGCGCGCGAACTGCTCGCGCTGACGCGCGACGTGCCGTGCAAATTCAATCTGATTCCGTTCAATCCGTTCCCGGAGTCGGGGCTTTTCCGCTCGAAACAGGAACAGATCAAGCGGTTCGCGCACGTGCTGATCGACGCAGGGGTCGTCACGACGGTGCGCAAGACACGCGGCGACGACATCGATGCTGCCTGCGGCCAGTTAGCCGGTGCGATCAAGGATCGCACGCGGCTTGCTGAACGTATGGGGAAGGCGGCGAAGGTTATCGAGGTTCGCGCCGTGTAA
- the ispG gene encoding flavodoxin-dependent (E)-4-hydroxy-3-methylbut-2-enyl-diphosphate synthase, producing MQSTTSQICSTEPVFGGHAPRRASNAVDVRWGGNLVTIGGDAPVRVQSMTNTDTADAIGTAIQIKELAQAGSELVRITVNTPEAAAAVPAVREQLDRMGVTVPLVGDFHYNGHLLLRDYPACAESLSKYRINPGNVGHGAKRDTQFAQMIEAAVKYDKPVRIGVNWGSLDQDLLAKMMDENAARPEPWEAQSVMYEALIQSAIGSAERAVELGLARNKIILSCKVSGVQDLIAVYRELARRCEFALHLGLTEAGMGSKGIVASTAALSVLLQQGIGDTIRISLTPEPGASRTGEVIVGQEILQTMGLRSFTPMVIACPGCGRTTSTLFQELASQIQTYLRTQMPVWRDLYPGVEKMHVAVMGCIVNGPGESKQANIGISLPGSGENPAAPVFIDGEKVKTLRGERIAEEFQQIVSDYVERRYGRTEVLS from the coding sequence ATGCAATCCACCACCAGTCAAATTTGTTCGACCGAGCCGGTTTTCGGCGGCCATGCGCCGCGCCGCGCATCGAACGCAGTCGACGTCCGTTGGGGCGGCAACCTCGTGACGATCGGCGGCGACGCGCCGGTGCGCGTGCAGTCGATGACCAACACCGACACCGCCGACGCGATCGGTACCGCAATTCAGATCAAGGAACTTGCGCAGGCGGGCTCGGAACTCGTGCGCATCACGGTCAACACGCCGGAAGCAGCGGCGGCCGTGCCGGCCGTCCGTGAGCAGCTGGACCGCATGGGCGTCACGGTGCCGCTCGTCGGCGACTTTCACTACAACGGTCACCTGTTGCTGCGCGACTATCCGGCGTGCGCCGAATCGCTGTCGAAGTACCGGATCAATCCGGGCAACGTCGGCCATGGCGCGAAACGCGATACGCAGTTCGCGCAGATGATCGAAGCGGCTGTCAAATACGACAAGCCGGTGCGTATCGGCGTGAACTGGGGCAGTCTCGACCAGGACCTGCTCGCGAAGATGATGGACGAAAACGCCGCGCGTCCCGAGCCGTGGGAAGCGCAAAGCGTGATGTACGAGGCGCTGATCCAGTCGGCGATCGGCTCGGCCGAACGTGCGGTCGAATTGGGTCTCGCGCGCAACAAGATCATTCTGTCGTGCAAGGTAAGCGGCGTGCAGGATCTGATCGCCGTGTATCGCGAGCTCGCGCGCCGCTGCGAATTCGCGTTGCACCTTGGGCTGACTGAAGCGGGCATGGGCTCGAAGGGCATCGTCGCGTCGACGGCCGCGCTTTCTGTGCTGCTGCAGCAGGGCATCGGCGACACGATCCGCATTTCGCTGACGCCGGAACCGGGCGCGTCGCGCACGGGCGAAGTGATCGTCGGCCAGGAAATCCTGCAGACGATGGGCCTGCGCTCGTTCACGCCGATGGTGATCGCATGCCCCGGTTGCGGCCGCACGACGAGCACGCTGTTCCAGGAGCTCGCCTCGCAAATTCAAACGTATCTGCGTACGCAGATGCCGGTGTGGCGCGATCTCTATCCTGGCGTCGAGAAGATGCACGTCGCCGTGATGGGTTGCATCGTCAACGGGCCGGGCGAATCGAAGCAGGCGAATATCGGCATCAGCCTGCCGGGTTCGGGCGAGAATCCGGCTGCGCCGGTGTTTATCGACGGCGAAAAGGTCAAGACGCTGCGCGGCGAGCGCATCGCCGAAGAGTTCCAGCAAATCGTGAGCGACTACGTCGAGCGCCGTTACGGCCGCACCGAAGTGCTCAGCTAA
- the bamB gene encoding outer membrane protein assembly factor BamB, whose translation MNLLKRYAVPVACTLAVLTMAACSSSKDERRVPTPLTEFKPQLDVQQTWKASVGKAGRYMFAPVAVGDAVYAAGANGSVAKIDAKTGHDIWRVKLKDDLSAGVGTDGNLTAVGGLKGAVNVLGPDGKLLWRGSVQGEILSPPLVGNGLVIVRTIDGQIIAFNGQTGEQRWVFRNRAVPLNLRVTAGMTFAGDAAVLAGFPGGQFAAINLQNGDAYWQTPVSYPKGVTEVERINDVTGPPTLVGAETCAVTFQGQLGCFDANSGRAIWEKAFSSTSGIAQDEQVVVGGDDWSIVTAFDVTTGKQLWRNEQLKSRDVSVPALLGHAAVVGDYKGFVHFLSRDDGTFIARMKTDGSEITAAPVLAGDTLVVQTHDGDLYGFRPR comes from the coding sequence ATGAATCTGCTGAAACGTTACGCCGTGCCCGTCGCCTGTACGCTCGCCGTGCTCACGATGGCGGCATGCTCGTCGTCGAAAGACGAGCGCCGCGTGCCGACGCCGCTGACTGAATTCAAACCCCAGCTCGACGTGCAGCAGACGTGGAAGGCGAGCGTCGGCAAGGCGGGCCGCTACATGTTCGCGCCGGTCGCGGTCGGCGACGCCGTCTATGCCGCGGGCGCGAACGGCTCGGTCGCGAAGATCGACGCGAAGACCGGCCATGACATCTGGCGTGTGAAACTGAAAGACGACCTGTCGGCCGGTGTCGGCACTGACGGCAACCTGACCGCGGTCGGCGGGCTCAAGGGCGCGGTGAACGTGCTCGGGCCGGACGGCAAGCTGCTGTGGCGAGGCTCGGTGCAGGGTGAAATCCTGTCGCCGCCGCTGGTCGGCAACGGTCTCGTGATCGTGCGCACGATCGACGGCCAGATCATCGCGTTCAACGGGCAAACGGGCGAGCAGCGCTGGGTGTTCCGTAACCGCGCCGTGCCGCTCAATCTGCGTGTCACGGCCGGCATGACGTTCGCGGGCGACGCCGCCGTGCTGGCGGGCTTCCCGGGCGGCCAGTTCGCGGCGATCAATCTGCAAAACGGCGATGCGTACTGGCAGACGCCGGTGTCGTATCCGAAGGGTGTGACCGAAGTCGAGCGTATCAACGACGTGACCGGACCGCCCACGCTGGTGGGCGCGGAAACCTGCGCAGTGACGTTCCAGGGACAGCTCGGCTGCTTCGACGCCAACTCGGGGCGCGCGATCTGGGAAAAGGCATTTTCGAGCACGAGCGGTATCGCGCAGGACGAACAGGTGGTGGTGGGCGGCGACGACTGGTCGATCGTGACCGCGTTCGATGTCACGACCGGCAAGCAGTTGTGGCGTAACGAGCAGTTGAAGAGCCGCGACGTCAGCGTGCCGGCGCTGCTCGGCCACGCAGCGGTGGTCGGCGACTACAAGGGCTTCGTGCACTTCCTGTCGCGCGATGACGGTACATTCATTGCGCGCATGAAAACGGACGGCAGCGAGATTACCGCGGCGCCGGTGCTGGCGGGCGATACGCTCGTCGTGCAGACGCACGACGGCGACCTGTACGGGTTCCGGCCGCGCTAA
- a CDS encoding helix-turn-helix domain-containing protein yields the protein MSEPQHPQPHDTDRHAGRPAPVAAPATLQPAMQAGNESLASVGARLAQLRESKGWSIEDVSARLKVSVTKLRALEAGDLSHLPDTTFALGVVRSYTKMLGADPAPYTQALRRERGVPAPDLTMPASSGADLPRGKVSLSLGSNGPRRRSWLWGVAAVVVALIALAMWHTNGGDSSAWLARLKATASGVGSTSAAGGASGAAANVAQGSTTVQAADNAEASDAQTAGAAQAASQSDEQQAQPAAAAPAAAAPNVAASSANAAAATANAAMQASATTTATNAAAASATQPAVPAGSSTVTVKVTQDSWFSIRQKDGKEMFSGLVHAGDSKEVSGEAPFKVTVGNKAGLDSMTLDGQPVDPAKYASAKGNVARFALP from the coding sequence ATGAGTGAGCCGCAGCACCCGCAACCGCACGACACCGATAGACATGCCGGGCGTCCGGCGCCGGTCGCCGCTCCTGCTACGCTGCAGCCGGCCATGCAGGCGGGTAACGAGTCGCTTGCTTCGGTGGGGGCGCGTCTTGCTCAGTTGCGCGAATCGAAAGGTTGGTCGATCGAAGATGTGTCCGCGCGACTGAAAGTATCGGTCACCAAATTGCGCGCGCTCGAGGCGGGCGATCTGAGTCATTTGCCGGATACGACCTTCGCGCTCGGCGTCGTGCGCAGCTACACGAAAATGCTCGGCGCCGATCCGGCGCCTTATACGCAGGCGCTGCGCCGCGAACGCGGCGTGCCGGCGCCGGACCTGACGATGCCCGCGTCGTCGGGCGCCGACTTACCGCGTGGCAAGGTATCGCTGTCGCTTGGCAGCAACGGCCCGCGTCGGCGTTCATGGCTGTGGGGCGTGGCGGCCGTGGTCGTCGCGTTGATCGCGTTGGCGATGTGGCATACGAACGGGGGCGACTCGAGCGCATGGCTCGCGCGCCTGAAGGCGACCGCGAGCGGCGTGGGCTCGACGAGTGCCGCGGGCGGCGCGAGTGGTGCAGCCGCCAATGTGGCGCAGGGCTCGACGACGGTGCAGGCGGCCGACAACGCCGAAGCATCGGATGCGCAGACGGCGGGTGCTGCACAAGCGGCGTCGCAGTCTGACGAACAGCAGGCGCAACCGGCGGCAGCGGCTCCGGCAGCGGCCGCGCCAAACGTGGCGGCAAGTTCGGCGAACGCGGCTGCGGCTACGGCCAACGCCGCAATGCAGGCCAGCGCGACGACGACAGCAACGAACGCGGCCGCGGCAAGCGCGACTCAGCCGGCCGTGCCCGCGGGCTCATCGACGGTGACGGTCAAGGTGACGCAGGACAGCTGGTTCAGCATCCGTCAGAAAGACGGCAAGGAAATGTTTTCGGGCCTCGTGCACGCGGGCGACAGCAAGGAAGTGAGCGGCGAGGCGCCGTTCAAGGTGACGGTCGGCAACAAGGCCGGCCTCGATTCGATGACGCTCGACGGACAGCCCGTCGATCCGGCCAAATATGCATCGGCGAAGGGGAATGTGGCACGCTTCGCATTGCCTTGA
- the der gene encoding ribosome biogenesis GTPase Der: MKPVIALVGRPNVGKSTLFNRLTRSRDALVADLPGLTRDRHYGEGRVGGERPYLVVDTGGFEPVAKEGILYQMARQTRQAVEESDIIVFIVDGRNGLAPQDKSIADYLRKTGRPIFLVVNKAEGMKYGMVSAEFYELGLGDPRAISAAHGDGVAEMIGEALDVAYAGQPEESEEEKAQHGVKIAIVGRPNVGKSTLVNTLIGEERVIAFDMPGTTRDSIYVDFERQGKKYTLIDTAGLRRRGKVFEAIEKFSVVKTLQSISDANVVILLLDAQQDISDQDAHIAGFVVEQGRALVVGVNKWDGLDPHVRERTKADLERKLKFLDFAKFHFISAAEKTGIGPLMRSVDAAYAAAMAKLPTPKLTRALIDAVEFQQPRRKGPVRPKLRYAHQGGQNPPIIVIHGNALDAVTDTYKRYLENRFRETFALTGTPLRIEFRSSTNPYADKG; this comes from the coding sequence ATGAAACCCGTTATTGCCCTCGTCGGGCGCCCCAATGTGGGGAAATCCACGCTTTTTAACCGTCTCACGCGCTCGCGCGACGCACTTGTCGCGGACCTGCCGGGCCTCACGCGCGACCGCCACTACGGCGAAGGACGCGTCGGCGGCGAGCGGCCGTATCTGGTCGTCGATACGGGCGGCTTCGAGCCGGTCGCGAAAGAGGGCATCCTCTACCAGATGGCGCGTCAGACGCGCCAGGCGGTCGAGGAGTCGGACATCATCGTGTTCATCGTCGACGGCCGCAACGGTCTTGCGCCGCAGGACAAGTCGATCGCCGACTATCTGCGCAAGACGGGCCGGCCGATCTTCCTCGTGGTCAACAAGGCCGAGGGGATGAAGTACGGCATGGTCTCGGCTGAATTCTACGAACTCGGCCTTGGCGACCCGCGCGCGATTTCGGCCGCGCACGGCGACGGCGTCGCCGAAATGATCGGCGAAGCGCTCGACGTTGCCTACGCGGGCCAGCCGGAAGAATCCGAAGAAGAAAAAGCGCAGCACGGCGTGAAGATCGCGATTGTCGGCCGCCCGAATGTCGGCAAGTCGACGCTCGTCAACACGCTGATCGGCGAAGAGCGCGTGATCGCGTTCGACATGCCCGGCACGACGCGCGACTCGATTTACGTCGACTTCGAACGCCAGGGGAAAAAGTACACGCTGATCGATACGGCGGGCTTGCGCCGGCGCGGCAAGGTCTTCGAGGCGATCGAGAAATTCTCGGTCGTGAAGACGCTGCAGTCGATCTCCGACGCGAACGTCGTGATCCTGCTGCTCGACGCGCAGCAGGACATTTCGGACCAGGACGCGCATATCGCCGGCTTCGTTGTCGAGCAGGGCCGCGCGCTCGTGGTGGGCGTAAACAAATGGGACGGGCTCGATCCGCACGTGCGTGAGCGCACGAAAGCCGACCTGGAGCGCAAGCTAAAATTCCTCGACTTCGCGAAGTTCCATTTCATTTCGGCTGCGGAAAAGACCGGCATCGGCCCGTTGATGCGCTCGGTCGACGCCGCGTATGCGGCCGCGATGGCGAAGCTGCCGACGCCGAAGCTCACGCGCGCGCTGATCGACGCGGTCGAATTCCAGCAGCCTCGCCGCAAAGGGCCGGTGCGTCCGAAGCTGCGCTACGCGCACCAGGGAGGACAAAACCCGCCGATCATCGTCATTCATGGCAATGCGCTCGATGCGGTGACGGACACCTATAAGCGCTACCTCGAAAACCGCTTCAGGGAAACTTTCGCGCTGACTGGGACTCCATTGCGAATAGAGTTCCGATCGTCGACGAACCCTTATGCGGACAAAGGCTGA
- the hisS gene encoding histidine--tRNA ligase — protein MTEQKKKLEKLSGVKGMNDVLPQDAQLWEFFESTVKSMLRSYGYQNIRTPIVEHTQLFTRGIGEVTDIVEKEMYSFTDALNGENLTLRPENTAAVVRSAIEHNLLYDGPKRLWYVGPMFRHERPQRGRYRQFHQVGVEAIGFAGPDADAEIILMCQRLWDDLGLAGIKLEINSLGLAHERAAHRVELIAYLEQHQDALDEDAKRRLYTNPLRVLDTKNPALQDIARNAPKLIDFLGAESLAHFEGLQRILKANNIPFTINPRLVRGLDYYNLTVFEWITDKLGAQGTVAAGGRYDPLIEQLGGKPTAACGWAMGVERILELLKEEQLVPEEEGCDVYVVHQGDAARDQAFIIAERLRDTGLDVILHCSADGAMASFKSQMKRADASGAAYAVILGDDEIANGTVGVKPLRDVGAAGAKSEQQTVAAEDLTEFLINAMVASSDDETD, from the coding sequence ATGACTGAACAGAAGAAAAAGCTCGAAAAACTGTCCGGCGTGAAGGGCATGAACGATGTCCTGCCGCAAGACGCCCAACTGTGGGAATTTTTCGAATCGACCGTCAAGTCGATGCTCCGTTCTTACGGATACCAGAATATTCGTACGCCGATCGTCGAGCATACGCAGCTGTTTACGCGCGGTATCGGCGAAGTGACCGATATCGTCGAAAAGGAAATGTACAGCTTCACCGACGCGCTGAACGGCGAAAACCTGACGCTGCGCCCCGAAAATACCGCGGCGGTCGTGCGTTCGGCGATCGAGCACAACCTGCTGTACGACGGTCCGAAGCGTCTGTGGTATGTGGGTCCGATGTTCCGTCACGAGCGTCCGCAGCGCGGGCGTTACCGTCAGTTTCACCAGGTCGGCGTCGAGGCGATCGGTTTCGCGGGCCCGGACGCGGACGCGGAAATCATCCTGATGTGCCAGCGTCTGTGGGACGACCTCGGTCTTGCCGGCATCAAGCTCGAAATCAATTCGCTCGGTCTCGCGCATGAGCGCGCCGCGCACCGCGTCGAACTGATCGCGTATCTCGAACAGCACCAGGATGCGCTCGACGAGGACGCGAAGCGCCGCCTCTACACGAACCCGCTGCGCGTGCTCGACACGAAGAACCCGGCGCTGCAGGACATCGCGCGCAATGCGCCGAAGCTGATCGACTTCCTCGGCGCTGAATCGCTGGCGCACTTCGAGGGGCTGCAGCGCATCCTGAAAGCGAACAATATCCCGTTCACGATCAATCCGCGGCTCGTGCGCGGGCTCGATTACTACAATCTGACCGTGTTCGAATGGATCACCGACAAGCTTGGCGCGCAAGGCACAGTCGCCGCGGGCGGCCGTTATGATCCGCTGATCGAGCAGCTGGGCGGCAAGCCGACGGCGGCATGCGGCTGGGCAATGGGCGTCGAGCGCATTCTCGAGCTGCTGAAGGAAGAGCAGCTCGTGCCCGAGGAAGAGGGCTGCGACGTCTACGTGGTGCATCAGGGCGACGCGGCGCGCGACCAGGCGTTTATCATCGCGGAGCGGCTGCGCGACACAGGGCTCGACGTGATCCTGCACTGCAGTGCGGACGGCGCGATGGCCAGCTTCAAGTCGCAAATGAAGCGTGCCGACGCGAGCGGCGCGGCGTACGCGGTGATTCTCGGCGACGACGAAATCGCCAACGGCACGGTCGGCGTGAAGCCGCTGCGCGACGTCGGCGCGGCTGGCGCAAAAAGCGAACAGCAGACGGTAGCGGCCGAAGACTTGACCGAATTTCTAATCAATGCGATGGTTGCGTCCTCTGACGACGAGACCGACTGA
- a CDS encoding tetratricopeptide repeat protein: MSYHDEQETLESVKAWWERWGNATTWILLVAVVAAAAWNGWNYWQRHQASEAAVLYDQLQQATAAGDKADKATVTRIATDMEDKFGGTAYAQMTALAAAKALYQAGDEPGAKAQLQWAADHAKDAEFKQIAKLRLASLLLDEKAYDAGLALVAQPESDAFKGVVADSRGDLLAAQGKRDDARAAYKVALDALPKNDISTRQLIQFKLDALGG, encoded by the coding sequence ATGAGTTACCACGACGAGCAGGAAACATTAGAAAGCGTGAAGGCATGGTGGGAGCGCTGGGGTAACGCGACCACGTGGATTCTGCTGGTGGCGGTCGTCGCGGCGGCGGCCTGGAACGGCTGGAATTACTGGCAGCGCCATCAGGCGTCCGAAGCGGCGGTGCTCTACGACCAGCTGCAGCAGGCGACCGCAGCCGGCGACAAGGCCGACAAGGCAACCGTCACGCGCATCGCCACCGACATGGAAGACAAGTTCGGCGGCACCGCTTACGCCCAGATGACGGCGCTAGCCGCGGCGAAAGCGCTGTATCAGGCCGGCGACGAGCCCGGCGCGAAAGCGCAGCTGCAATGGGCGGCCGATCACGCGAAAGACGCTGAATTCAAGCAGATCGCGAAGCTGCGTCTCGCCTCGCTGCTGCTCGATGAAAAGGCCTACGACGCGGGGCTCGCGCTCGTCGCGCAACCGGAATCGGACGCTTTCAAGGGTGTTGTCGCCGATAGCCGCGGCGATCTGCTTGCCGCGCAAGGCAAGCGCGACGACGCGCGCGCGGCCTACAAGGTCGCGCTCGATGCGCTGCCGAAAAACGATATTTCGACGCGTCAGCTGATTCAGTTCAAGCTCGACGCGTTGGGCGGCTAA